The Candidatus Binatia bacterium region GACCAATCTGATTCAACCACTGGTCCTGATGCCGGTTCTGATGATCGCACGCATCGGCGCCCGCGAGATTATGGGCTACACGTTCGTCGCCTTGTTCTGGACGGGTGCCGTGTTTTCGCTATCGCTCCTGCTGTTCTAAGGCGCGGTCTCTCCGGGGATTCTCGAGGGCGGTATCGCCTTGCGATTGGTGCTCGTTTCTTGTCGAAGGGATCATGCTTTCGCGAAATGGACCTCGGGTCCGGCGTACGCGGGTCGTCGCCACGATCGGGCCGACGTCGGATTCGCCGGAACGGATCGATGCGCTCCTGGACGCCGGGATCGATGTGGCCCGGGTGAACTGCGCACACGGCACACCGGACAGCCTGCGCACGATGATCGGCACGTTGCAGGCGCGGGCTGCGGCCAAGCAACACCCCCTTGCGATTCTCGCGGACCTGGCGGGGCCGAAGTTGCGGATCGGTCGCTTTGCGAAGGGGCCGGTGGACCTGGTCGAGGGAGAGGAGTTCGTTCTTACCACCGAGGAAGTCCTCGGGGATGAGACACGCGTCTCGGTCAATTACGCCGACCTCTGCGAGGACTCTGCGCCGGGGGCCGTGATCCACCTGAACGACGGTCTTCTGCGGCTCGAAGTGATCGATGTCGTTCCGCCGGTCGTGCGTACGCGGGTCATCGTCGGAGGAGCGCTCGATGATCGCAAGGGTCTCTCTCTTCCGGCCGGGGGAGCGCGCCTGCCGAGCCTCAGCGCGAAGGACCTGGCCGACCTGGACGTCGTTCTCACCGCCGGTGTGGAGTACGTCGGTCTGTCGTTCGTCCGTTCGGCCCAGGATGTGCGCCTTCTTCGCGAGAAGATCGTCGCCCACGGTGCTCGCACGGGGATTGTTGCGAAGATCGAGAAGGCGCAGGCGGTCGCGTGCATCGATGAGATCGTGGCTGCGAGTGACGCGGTGATGGTGGCGCGCGGGGATTTGGGCGTGGAGTGTGCCATCGAGGAGGTGCCGATCCTGCAGAAGCGAATTCTTGGTGCCTGTCGGCGGGAAGGGAAGCCGGCGATTACGGCGACGCAGATGCTCGAATCGATGGTGCACGCGCCCGTTCCGACGCGTGCCGAGGCGACGGACGTGGCCAACGCAGTCATCGATGGCACCGATGCAGTAATGCTGTCAGGAGAAACGGCAAACGGGTCGTATCCCCTGGAGTCCGTTCGGACGATGTGTCGAATTGTCGCTCGGGCTGAGGCCTATGACAGAGCGCGCGCCGATCTCGAACGGGGCGTGGTGACCGGCCTGTCGATCTCCGGTGCTGCGTCGCGCAGCGCGTGCCTCGCGGCGGAGTCGGTGGAGGCCAAAGCGATCCTCGCGCTCACGACGAGTGGAGCGACGGCACGGTCAATCGCGCGGTGGCGGCCGCCGCAGACGATTGTGGCGGTCACGGCGGACGAACACGCGTGCCGGATGTTGAGTCTCGTGTGGGGCGTCGAGCCGATGCACCTCGATGATCTCGGGCACGACTTCGAAGCCGCCTGCGACCGGGTCGCGCCGGAGTTGAGTGAATGGCTGAAGCTGAAGAGTGGCGACCGTGTCGTGCTCACGGCTGGCCTCCCGTTCGCACGCGCCTCCGAAACGAACGTGGTGCGGATCGAAGAGGTCTAGCGTTCGTCTTCTGCGGCCTGCCATGCGCTCACGCTCGTCGTGTGTCGCACCGCACTCGGGTGGGGTGGCGGCGGTGGTGGTACGGCCGCGAACGCGGATGGAGCTCTGGACAACCCATACGCGACGATCGGACAGGCGCTGGGGTCGCTCGCGTCTCCGGATGCGGAAACGATCCAGGCCGTGTGTTTTCGCGGCACGTGTACCGAGACCGTCCGGCCGACCCGCTCGGGCGCCGTCGGGCAGGCGACGTTGGAGGGTTTTGAGCGTGCGCGCTTTCCGGTTCTCCTGGCGGGCTGGGATACGGATGGCGACGGTGTCTATCCGCCGATGGACCCGGACGACGGCGCGGTTCTCGGTGCCTTCGCCTCCGACGACGGGCAGGCCGTCTCGAGAGAGCAGTCCGATTTAGACGAGCACGGATGCCTGGTCCCAGTAGATGTGCTGGTGGGCGAGTTTCCCGCCGCGGAAGTACACGATGACGACAGTGCCGACCTTCACCTTCTTTCCCGTCGGGGGGGGGGGATACGGGGCAGGATCCAGTCCATCTGCACCGCGTGGGTGAACTCCGTGTACATCTCGTCGACGAGTTGGTCGTGCCCGACGGTTCGCGAGACCGAGACGATTTTCCAGTCCTGCGGGACCTGGTGGACGAAGTGCCTTCCGTAGAACGCCCGGAGGGCCTCCTTGCCCCGGCCGCCCGTGATCCTCGGGATAGTGGTTCACGTAGGCACCCTCGACCATCGTACCTACGGTGAGATTTTCGCCGTGCTGCTCGAATTCTTAGCCGATGTGCGTTCCCCACAAGTCGACCAGCTTCTGTTGATGCGCCGTGAGCTCACTCATTGGGGTGTTCCTCCAGGGGCGTTCGTCGCACTCTCCGGCTGAAATGCAACCCGGCCCGATTGCGCCGAAAGTTGCATGACGCGGGCCCCGTCGCTTACTCAATAGGCCGTGTCTGAAGAAAAGCAGCGGCCACCGCGCCCGAGACCGGGCATCACGCGCGACACTGCGCATTTCTGGGAAGGGCTGGAGAACGGGAAGCTCCTGATCCAGAAATGTCAGCCCTGTGGGGAGCTTCGCCACCCGCCGGAGCCGATGTGTCCCCACTGCCAATCGCTCGAGTGGACCACGGTAGAATCGAAGGGCCACGGGACGATCTACAGTCACGTTGCCATGCACCACCCGCCGATTCCCGCGTTCGAATACCCAAACGTGATCGCGCTCATCGAACTCGATGAGGGCGTGCGCCTGGTTTCAAACATCATCGGCGTGCCGAAGGAGAAGGTTCAGATCGGCATGCAGGTGCAGGCGGAATTCGTCGCAACCGACCCGGAGCTGACGCTCCACCAGTTCCGACCGGTGGAGGAGAGCTGAGATGCCGAACAAGATGAAGAACCAGGCCGCGATCGTCGGCATCGGCCAGACGGAGTTCTCCAAGGATTCGGGTCGTACCGAGATGACCCTGGCGGTGGAATGTGTGACGGCCGCCCTCGACGACGCCGGGCTCAGCCCGAAGGACGTCGACGGGATGTGCGTCTTCACAATGGAGAACAATCCCGAGATCCAGGTGCAGCGAAATATCGGCGGTGGCGACCTGCGCTTCTACAGTCGGATTCACTACGGCGGTGGCGCGGCGTGCGCGACGGTGCACCACGCGGCGATGGCCGTGGCTACTGGGTCGGCGGATGTCGTCGTCTGCTACCGCGCGATGAACGAGCGGTCGGGTCGCCGCTTCGGCTCGGGTGTTCAGGATCGGAAACAGGAAGCCTCGGCCGAGGGCTCGCAGTACGCGATGTACTCGCCGTTCGGTCTCACCACCCCGGGCTCGTGGGTGGCGATGTACACGCAGCGCTACATGCACCAGTACGGCGCGACGTCTGAGGATCTCGGCCGCGTTGCCGTCTCGAGTCGCGGCTACGCTGCGAAGAATCCGGACGCGTGGTTCTACGAGCGACCGATCACGCTCGAAGAGCACCAGAAGTCGCGTTGGATCGTCGAGCCGCTCCACCTGCTCGATTGCTGTCAGGAAAGTGATGGTGGCGTCGCCGTCGTCATCACGAGTGCCGAGCGGGCGAAGGACCTGAAGCAGAAGCCGGTCATGATCAAGGGATCCGGCCAGGGGGCCGCAAACCAGCAGCACATGATGACGAGCTACTATCGCCCGGACATCACGGGGCTCCCCGAGCTCGGTCTCGCCATCCGCGAGGCCTACGAGTCGGCAGGCGTGGGTCCCGACGATATCGGGGCCGGGGTGCTCTACGACGCCTTCTCACCGTTCGTGCTCATTACCCTCGAGGAGATGGGCATCGTGAAGCCGGGCGAGGCGGCCGACTTCATCAAAGACGGGCACCTGGATCCCGGCGGGCGGCTGCCGTCGAACACCAACGGTGGCCAACTGGGCGAGGCCTACATCCACGGGATGAACGGCGTGAACGAGGGCGTCCGCCTGATTCGCGGAACGTCGTCGAACCAGCCCGGCGACACCGACAACGTTCTGGTCACCGGCGGAAGCGGCGTGCCGACGAGCGCTCTGGTTCTCGGTCAGCCGTAGCGCGCCCGGGGGAGGCCGTCGTAGGCCTCGCTAGAGTTCGGGCAGGAACGCTCCGCAGTTTCGTAGATCCTCGAGGAGCCACGGGCCGCGACCATGATGATGTGCGGTGCGACGGCATCGCCGTCGCGCAGCGCCGGGACTTCGCCGCGCGGGTTCACCTTCAGCAATTCCTCGCGTTGGCCCTCGCTGTGGAGCTCCTTGTTCTCGAACTCGATCCCCTTCCCGTAGAGAAGGATGCGAACCTTGAATCTGAAAGGACTGAGGGGGTGATCGTAGAGTTGAACCATCTTGGTCTTCTGTCCCGTTGGCGAAACGGTTGCAGTGCGTTTCGTGTCAGGGAACGAAGTCCGTGGTTCCGGGCCTCGCGTTCGGGCCGCGTTGCTCGTCTGTCACGATCTGTGACGACGTCGCCTCTCTCGAGTTTCGCGCCGTCAACGCTAAGTCCATGGGCGTCCACGAGGTCAGCCCTTCTTGGAGCGGTGCTTTTCACAAAAAAAGGGACGTACGATTTCGTACGTCCCTCTCGCGGTCCATTCTTATTCTAATAGTTCGAGACTTGAGAGGGCGACGGAGTGACCATCGAAACGGGCTCCGGGGTTGGTGCCGGGCTGGTTGTGGCGGCGATGCCGGCGGTTGCCGAGCCTGGGGCGGCCGGGAGCGCTCGCTTGATCGCTTCCAACTGTTCGAGTTGCTTGGCGACGCCCTGGAGAGTCGTGACGAGTTCGTGGGTCATGTTCTTCGCCCACTCCAACTGCTCCGTACTCACTTCGTCGAGGACTCCGCGGAGCTCGACGAATCGATCGATGACGCCTCCAACCCCGCCCAGGCCGCCTTTCGACAGCTTCTGTTCGAGATCGACGGAGAATCCGAGAAGTGCCTCAGTCTGCCCCAGTAGATCGCTCATGTCGCGCCTCCTCATGGGGTCATCGGCCGGAAGCTCCATTCCCTTGAGGGGTGCCCTGGGCGCCTTTGTAGGGGGCGTATGAAAGCGCGACGCGGGTCGGCACCCGGCGGAGTGCGGCATCCGTAAGCCGGCCGAGAGCCGAGCCGTTTAGCTCATGCGAGAGGAGAGGGCGGGCGAACCCTTCTTCCGAGCCACGATGCCGAGGCCGGTACGGACCTGGCTCGCTGCGGCGAGCTTCTCGAGCGCACGCAGTACGTAGATTGGGAGACGCTCGGCGTGCTCTCTGAGAAGCCGGAAGGGCCGTGCTCCCTGATGGACTTCCAGAACTTCGAAGCCACAGCCGCGTAGGAGAGCCGTGAGGCTCCGCGCCGAGAAGTAGAAGAGATGCGAATCGTCCATCGTCGATCCGCGTCGCCGTTTCTCCCGGAAGTCGTTCAGGTTCGGTACTTCGATCAACGCCAGCCCGCCCTCCGTGAGGTGCCTCGTCAGGCCGAGCAGCGTCGCACGGGGATCAGCGAGGAGTTCGAAGACCTGCGAGGACAGGAGGATGTCGAAGGGAGGCTCCGTGAACGCGGGGTCGTCGGGGAGCCCCCGGAACACCGAGAGCCCCATCGCTTCGACATGGTTGGCGAGGGACGGGTTCAACTCGATGCCCGTGCCGTCGAAGCCGGCTCGGCGCGCTTCGGCGAGGAACGTTCCACCACCGCAGCCGAAGTCGAGGAGGCGCGGCCGATCGAGATTGCCGAGGTACGAGCGTAGTACGCGAAGCATGTAGCGTTGGTGCAGGCCCGTCTCGGGGTCCGGCGGCGGGGGCGCCAAGCTTGCCGTGCGGTATCGGTCGACCCGCTCGTGCTCCAGACGGCGTGGGTTCCTTAGAACGAGGCCGCAGGCGCGGCAGCGCTCGTACCGGATAAACTCTCCGTTGTGGAAACGGGACGGCACACGGCAGTAGTGGGCCAGCCGCGGGTCGTCACAGAGAGGACAAGCGTGCAGGTACTCGAGAAGAGTCGCGGGGATCGGGTGGGCCGTCACGACAGCTTCTCCGAGGCGAAGGGCGGAAGGCGTGAAACGCCGCGGCGCAGGCTCTCCCACTCGCCCGGGGCGACGAACCCCTTAGTTGCGAGGAAGATTGGGAAGGAGGCGAGCACAAGCGCCGGCCCCGCGAGTTGGAACGGCCAGACGAGGCCGATCTCCACTAGCATGCCGAACTTGTACACAATTCTGTACGTCGCAACGTCGCCGCGAGGCCCGTTCAGGGTCCCAGACTCGATGGCTTCACGCAGGAGCGGGCGCTCCTCTCCCCCGAGGTCACGGCCGGTGTGATCCGCGTCAGAAGCAAGGGTGGGGGTCATGCGTGTTCTCCGAGGTCTTGGATGAGCTCGTCGGTGGCATCGCGCGCCAGGCCGGTGCTGGTGTTCCACGCGGTGACGCGTGGGTACGCTTGTACGGTCGTGCTGATGTAGACGTGCGACGAACCGATCCGGTGGGCCGGACGGTCGCGCAGACCGGCGCGAGTGGGATCCGCTCCAGGTCGCGCATTACCGCGACGCCGAGGGCCGAAAGCGGCTCTGGTGCGATGAGGCCGACGTTCACGCAGCAAGCCTCCTTCCGCACTGCTCACACGAGGCCTCGCCCGGTTGGCGGTAGCGTCCCGACTTCTGCGATCGGCCCAGAGGGGTCCCGCAGAGGCAAACGAAGCCTTGGTTGCGCGCGGGATTCCCGAAGACGAGGCCGTACGCGGGCACGTCGCGGGTGACGACGGAGCCCATCCCGACCATCGCGTACGCTCCGATTCGGATTCCCGGTCCGATGATCGCGCCGGCACCTATCGTTGCGCCCTCTCCGACGACGGTAGCGAGCGTGTTCTCATCGGGGTCGGAAGAGGGGAGCTCGCCCGTTTCCGGATCGAAGGCGCGCGGATGTCGATCGTTCGTGAAGACAACCCCGACCGAGATCATCGCCCGGTCTTCGATGCGTACGCCGGTGCAAACGTAGACCGACGCGTTGATCTTCACGCGCGAGCCGATCTCGACGCCGCACGCGATGTACGTCTTCTCACCGACGACGCACTGCTCGCCGATCCGGCTCGGGCCATGGACGTGGACGCCGTCCCAGACGCTGCTCCCGGGTCCGATTTCGACCTCGGGCTCGATGATCGCGGTAGCGTGAATTCGAGCAGCGTTTCTCATGACCCTCCCTTTGCCTCAGCCGGTCGCAGCGGCCGCCGAGTTCCGGACCAACCGGAGGTTCTCGGGTGGCGGACGACGCTCATCCAATCGGCATCGTGCGAGGCCTCGAGGAGCTTTGCGAAGGTGCCATCGCTGCTCCAGTCGTCCACGAACAGGAAGTGGCAATCGTGGGCTGGGCCCTCTCGCAGCGCCTCGAGGCGTGCGAGAAGCGCAGGAATCCCATCCTGCTCATCGAAACCAGGAACGATCACGGTCACTGGAGAAGTCGTCATAATTTTATTGGGAGTTGAGGTTTTTGGTGGGGGAATGCGTTGATTAGTGGGCGTCGTGGCCGGAGCGGACGGCCGGGGTCTTCTGCGGGAGGATTTGGAGGTCCAGACCGAAGGGCCGGTTGTCGACGTATTCCATGTCGGAGCCGAGGCAGGCGTCGAACTGAGGCGTCCGACTACGCACCTGCCATAGAGTGGTGAGGCTCGGCTTCACGCTGAAGCGGCGGCGATGCCAACGGACGTCGATCCGGTCGACGTCGCGAACCGGCAGAGGGTGCGGGCCGACGAGGCTCATCTCGCCGAGCACGACGTTCCAGAGCTGCGGCAGCT contains the following coding sequences:
- the pyk gene encoding pyruvate kinase; translated protein: MLSRNGPRVRRTRVVATIGPTSDSPERIDALLDAGIDVARVNCAHGTPDSLRTMIGTLQARAAAKQHPLAILADLAGPKLRIGRFAKGPVDLVEGEEFVLTTEEVLGDETRVSVNYADLCEDSAPGAVIHLNDGLLRLEVIDVVPPVVRTRVIVGGALDDRKGLSLPAGGARLPSLSAKDLADLDVVLTAGVEYVGLSFVRSAQDVRLLREKIVAHGARTGIVAKIEKAQAVACIDEIVAASDAVMVARGDLGVECAIEEVPILQKRILGACRREGKPAITATQMLESMVHAPVPTRAEATDVANAVIDGTDAVMLSGETANGSYPLESVRTMCRIVARAEAYDRARADLERGVVTGLSISGAASRSACLAAESVEAKAILALTTSGATARSIARWRPPQTIVAVTADEHACRMLSLVWGVEPMHLDDLGHDFEAACDRVAPELSEWLKLKSGDRVVLTAGLPFARASETNVVRIEEV
- a CDS encoding Zn-ribbon domain-containing OB-fold protein; amino-acid sequence: MSEEKQRPPRPRPGITRDTAHFWEGLENGKLLIQKCQPCGELRHPPEPMCPHCQSLEWTTVESKGHGTIYSHVAMHHPPIPAFEYPNVIALIELDEGVRLVSNIIGVPKEKVQIGMQVQAEFVATDPELTLHQFRPVEES
- a CDS encoding lipid-transfer protein: MPNKMKNQAAIVGIGQTEFSKDSGRTEMTLAVECVTAALDDAGLSPKDVDGMCVFTMENNPEIQVQRNIGGGDLRFYSRIHYGGGAACATVHHAAMAVATGSADVVVCYRAMNERSGRRFGSGVQDRKQEASAEGSQYAMYSPFGLTTPGSWVAMYTQRYMHQYGATSEDLGRVAVSSRGYAAKNPDAWFYERPITLEEHQKSRWIVEPLHLLDCCQESDGGVAVVITSAERAKDLKQKPVMIKGSGQGAANQQHMMTSYYRPDITGLPELGLAIREAYESAGVGPDDIGAGVLYDAFSPFVLITLEEMGIVKPGEAADFIKDGHLDPGGRLPSNTNGGQLGEAYIHGMNGVNEGVRLIRGTSSNQPGDTDNVLVTGGSGVPTSALVLGQP
- a CDS encoding glutathione S-transferase family protein; the encoded protein is MVQLYDHPLSPFRFKVRILLYGKGIEFENKELHSEGQREELLKVNPRGEVPALRDGDAVAPHIIMVAARGSSRIYETAERSCPNSSEAYDGLPRARYG
- a CDS encoding class I SAM-dependent methyltransferase, producing MTAHPIPATLLEYLHACPLCDDPRLAHYCRVPSRFHNGEFIRYERCRACGLVLRNPRRLEHERVDRYRTASLAPPPPDPETGLHQRYMLRVLRSYLGNLDRPRLLDFGCGGGTFLAEARRAGFDGTGIELNPSLANHVEAMGLSVFRGLPDDPAFTEPPFDILLSSQVFELLADPRATLLGLTRHLTEGGLALIEVPNLNDFREKRRRGSTMDDSHLFYFSARSLTALLRGCGFEVLEVHQGARPFRLLREHAERLPIYVLRALEKLAAASQVRTGLGIVARKKGSPALSSRMS
- a CDS encoding acyltransferase, with the translated sequence MRNAARIHATAIIEPEVEIGPGSSVWDGVHVHGPSRIGEQCVVGEKTYIACGVEIGSRVKINASVYVCTGVRIEDRAMISVGVVFTNDRHPRAFDPETGELPSSDPDENTLATVVGEGATIGAGAIIGPGIRIGAYAMVGMGSVVTRDVPAYGLVFGNPARNQGFVCLCGTPLGRSQKSGRYRQPGEASCEQCGRRLAA
- a CDS encoding glycosyltransferase; the protein is MTTSPVTVIVPGFDEQDGIPALLARLEALREGPAHDCHFLFVDDWSSDGTFAKLLEASHDADWMSVVRHPRTSGWSGTRRPLRPAEAKGGS
- a CDS encoding sugar transferase codes for the protein MTQVGRILGKASLDELPQLWNVVLGEMSLVGPHPLPVRDVDRIDVRWHRRRFSVKPSLTTLWQVRSRTPQFDACLGSDMEYVDNRPFGLDLQILPQKTPAVRSGHDAH